The nucleotide sequence CGAAAGGACCCGCACCATGACCGAGATCCAGTCCCCGCTCCCCGGTGTCTTCTACCGCCGCCCCTCACCCGACAAGGACCCGTTCGTCCGGGACGGCGACCCGGTCGAGGCCGGCCAGGTCATCGGTCTCATCGAGGTGATGAAGCAGTTCTCGGAGGTCCAGTCGGACGCCGCCGGCACGATCCAGGCCTTCGAGGTGGAGGACGGCGACATGGTCAACCCGGGGGACGTCATCGCCGTCGTCGCGGAGAGCTGAGCCGTGCCGATCTCCACGCTCCTGGTGGCCAACCGGGGCGAGATCGCGGTCCGGATCCTGCGCTCGGCGCAGCAGATGGGCCTGCGCACCGTGCTGGCCGTGAGCGAGGTGGACCAGGACTCCATGGCGGCGGAGCTCGCCGGCGCCGTGGCCGTGGTGGGCCCCGCCCCGGCCCAGAAGTCCTACCTGAACGCGGAGGCGCTCGTGGCCGCGGCCCTGGAGCACGGGTGCGACGCCGTGCACCCCGGCTACGGCTTCCTCTCCGAGAACGCCGCGTTCGCCCGGCGCGTCCAGGAAGCGGGGCTGACGTGGGTGGGCCCCGCCCCCGACGTCATCGACCTCATGGGCCACAAGACCCGGGCCCTGGAGGCCGCGATCGCCGCCGGGGTGCCCGTCCTCGCCGGGTCCAACGGGCCCCTGGAGGGCGACGACGACGCCGTCCTGGCGCTGGCCCGGGAGGTCGGCTACCCGCTCGTCATCAAGGCCTCGGCCGGTGGCGGCGGGCGCGGCATCCGCCTGGTCCGCGCCGAGGAGGACCTCCTGCGGACCGTCGACACCGCCCGGTCCGAGGCCGGGGCGAGCTTCGGGGACCCCACCGTGTACCTGGAGCGGTTCGTGGAGCGGGCCCGGCACGTGGAGGTCCAGGTCCTCGGCGACGGGCAGACCTTCCTGCACCTGGGCGACCGAGACTGCTCCCTGCAGCGCCGCTCCCAGAAGATCGTGGAGGAGGCCCCCGCCCCGGACCTGCCGGACGAGGTCCGCGAGCGCATCCGGGACTCCGCCGTGAACCTGGCCCGGCTGTGCTCCTACACCGGGGTGGGCACGGTCGAGTACCTCTACGACCCCGTCCGGCACGAGGCGGCGTTCATCGAGATGAACACCCGCCTGCAGGTGGAGCACCCGGTCACGGAGTTCGTCACGGGCGTGGACCTGGTCGCCGAGCAGCTCACGATCGCCTCGACCGGGCGCACGGAGCTGCGGCAGGAGGACATCTCCTTCGCCGGGCACTCCGTGGAGTGCCGGATCAACGCCGAGGACCCGGAGAAGGGGTTCATGCCGAGCCCGGGCACGATCAACCGCCTCGACTGGCCGGAGGGGTCCGAGTACCGCGTGGACTCCGGCGTGCGCAACGGCGACACCGTGGCCCCGTACTACGACTCGCTGCTGGCCAAGCTGATCGTGCACGCCGAGGACCGGGAGACGGCCGTGCAGCGGATGGGCGCGGCCCTTGTCGCCACGCACGTGGAGGGGATCAGGACCACGGTGCCGCTGCTGCGGCGGCTCGTGCTGGACCCGGAGTTCGCGGCCGTGGCGCACCACACCAC is from Kocuria rosea and encodes:
- a CDS encoding acetyl-CoA carboxylase biotin carboxylase subunit, whose amino-acid sequence is MPISTLLVANRGEIAVRILRSAQQMGLRTVLAVSEVDQDSMAAELAGAVAVVGPAPAQKSYLNAEALVAAALEHGCDAVHPGYGFLSENAAFARRVQEAGLTWVGPAPDVIDLMGHKTRALEAAIAAGVPVLAGSNGPLEGDDDAVLALAREVGYPLVIKASAGGGGRGIRLVRAEEDLLRTVDTARSEAGASFGDPTVYLERFVERARHVEVQVLGDGQTFLHLGDRDCSLQRRSQKIVEEAPAPDLPDEVRERIRDSAVNLARLCSYTGVGTVEYLYDPVRHEAAFIEMNTRLQVEHPVTEFVTGVDLVAEQLTIASTGRTELRQEDISFAGHSVECRINAEDPEKGFMPSPGTINRLDWPEGSEYRVDSGVRNGDTVAPYYDSLLAKLIVHAEDRETAVQRMGAALVATHVEGIRTTVPLLRRLVLDPEFAAVAHHTTWIETELLTGRAGGAPSDEPGDEPGDIPSEGSAP
- a CDS encoding acetyl-CoA carboxylase — encoded protein: MTEIQSPLPGVFYRRPSPDKDPFVRDGDPVEAGQVIGLIEVMKQFSEVQSDAAGTIQAFEVEDGDMVNPGDVIAVVAES